The sequence tatgaccgctatgtggccatctgtaaGCCCTTGCATTATTTGGTTGTCATGAGACAGTGGGTGTGTGTTGTGCTCCTGGTAGGCTCCTGGGTTGGAGGTTTTCTGCATTCAGCCATTCAAGTTAGCACTATTTATAGTCTCCCATTCTGTGGTCCCAATGTCATTGATCATTTCACCTGTGAAATGTACCCCTTATTGAGACTTGCCTGTACTGACACATATGTCATTGGCCTGTTAGTGGTGGCCAACGGAGGGATGATGTGCACAATTGTGTTTGTGCTCTTGCTCATCTCTTATGGTGTCATCTTGCACTCTCTAAAGAACCTTAGTCTGGAAGGGAGGCGGAAAGCCCTCCAGACCTGTGGTTCCCACATCACTGTGGTGGTCTTCTTCTTTGTGCCATGTATTTTCATGTACGTGAGACCTGCTAAGACCTTCCCTATTGACAAATCAGTGAGTGTGTTTTATACAGTCATAACCCCCATGCTGAACCCCCTGATCTACACTCTGAGAAATTCTGAGATGACAAATGCTATGAAGAAGCTCTGGATGAGACATGTGTTTTCTGTTGGTGTGTAAGTGCATTATCCACCATGAAGAGAATTATCTGACATTGGAGGCCATTTTATAAGAATGtagatgtctttttaaaatgattctgagatagggcgcctgggtggcgcagtcagttaagcgtccgacttcagccaggtcacgatctcatggtccatgagtttgagccccgcgtcaggctctgagctgatggctcagagcctggagcctctttccgattctgtgtctccctctctctctgcccctcccccgttcatgctctgtctctctctgtcccaaaaaataaaaaaaaataaaaaataaaaacgttaaaaaataaataaataaaataaaaataaaataaaatgattctgaGTTCCCCTGTTCAAagaacttaattatttttaaaggatgaacTGGATAATTGTGCTTTAATAACAATTTCCCTCCCTGGTAGAATCTATAGTTCATTATCCCTTGGAGATTGCTTCATTTAGAAAGGTGCAATACCTTCATAGCAAGGTGTCAACAATACGTGATTATTTAGTAAATTTTTATATGATTACTCTAATTTTCAATCaacttatgttttttaattttttatgatacTTAGTAATATTTTAGTTATATTCTTGTTATTTCAggtaattctttttattatgcTAATTATAATGTTAATGACGTATAGACTGTCTCGTCAGTAAATTTCTGTTGCCTTATCTGCAAAATATTTGGTGtaacacttttgtttttataagaaaagtTGATGTGTAATGGATAATAATGAATAGTAAAAGAGAACACCTTACATAATGggataaaatgtgaataaattacCTACTCATCTCTCAACACGGTCTCTATTCCTCTTTCCCCAGAGGAATTCACTTTATCTGTTTCTTAAGGCTaatagccactctgaccagtgtgaggtgctGTCTcagtgcggttttgatttgtatttccttgattatgagtgacattgagcatcttttcatgtgtctgttggccatctggctgtcttctttggaaaagtgtctattcatgtcttctgcccatttcttccctggcttatatttcgggtgttgagtttggtgagttgtttatagattttggatactgatcctttatctgatatgttatttgcaaatacattttcccattccgttggttgccttttagtttagctgattgtttcctttgtagtgcagaagctttttatcttgatgatgtcccaatacttcatttttgcttttaattcccttgcatttggagacatgtcaaagaagaaattgctgtggttgaggtcaaggaggttgttgcctgttttcttctctagagttttgatggtttcttgtctcacatttaggtctttcatccattttgagtttatttttgtgtttggtgtaagaaagtggtctagtttcattctatcccttatgtgttttaaaagcttgctaTGTGTCCTGAACCTGCAAACACTACTAAATTAAAGAGGGGTCACatagtgtccagggcctggcccttcaggaggtgttttttggagagtgttatgtgCTGATTTCATGACTGTGGTTGCTTTATCTCCttactcatagtgatgttttggaccctccacccaGTGTGCTTTGACGGTAGTTTTATAATAGTtctaatgctatttttttttgtttatgtcatATCTTTCTGACCCTATTTATCTGATTTGGCCTAGTAGTAATgttatatagatatttttaaatattttttctggaaaTTCCCAGTGAATTTAATAAGCAAGAATCAGTCTTGGACACTTCCTAATTATTAATGAGGAATATGGTTAGAAGAGATAAAATGTCCGGTGATCTTTGCCCATATGGGGAAGAAGATACTATGCTTTTAACAACTGATACGCATTTTTAAGGAGATTTCTGTTAGGCTTAATGCATTACTGAAGGAAGAGCACAagaatgtctctttttttttattaaaaaattcatttgaagtattttttacttctttttcgagaaagatagagagagaaatcatgggaggggcagagagagggggagagcaagaatcccaagcagtctccgcaccatcagcacacagtctgatatgtggctcgaactcaacaaacgcaagattatgacctgagctaaaatcaagagttagttgcttaactgactgagccaacctggAACCCCAAGAATGTCTCCTAAAATATCAAGTCAGCTAATCTGACCAAACCAACAGTATAGAAAGAGGACCACTAAGCAGTTGATTGACATTTTTCTATTTAGAAGTTGGTAGGAAAGAAGTAACTTTAGAAAAGTCTACCCGAGAAATGACTGGCTGCCACTTTTCATATGTAAGAATAgcaattcctttcctttttttgataaattatcCTAATGtgatgaatttttgtttttctgtgtggaCCATGGAATTCCTAGGAAGTAATCGACAGTGCAAATAAAAGCAACCTTCTGAATAAAGATAAGACTCCATGGAAAAAATGGATAGACaggtgaatgaaataaaatatgtcctCAGGTAACAATGCAGCTTTTTGCCCTTTCCTGTCAAACTGGATGACAGAGGAAATCCAGCTGGCTGTGAATGAGTAAAAAGCATTCCTTCAGATTGTGAACTTGCTTTTACAAGGTAAGACTAAAAGTAGATAGTGGAAACCAGTCTTTGCAATTGTGTGACTCCcccagccttttaaaaatttttaatgtttatttctttttgagagagagagagagagagagagagagagagagaatgagaatcagtgggagaggggcaaagggagagagggagaaacagaatctgaaacaggttccagtctctgagctgtcagcacagagcctgacacggggattgaactcacaaactacaagatcatgacctgaggcaaagtgggatgcttaaccaacttagccatccAGCCTCCCCTGTGTGACTCCCTTTATTAAGTAAAAGTGAGATCACTTTGAGAGAAAGCAAACTTTGATTCCAATTCTGGTTTTATCACTTAcaaatgtgtgaccttgggaaaattaattAGAAGTCCTTAGCCTCAATCTGTTCACCTATGAAATGGAGATTATAGTTCCTGTTATTGTAAGATGAACTGTGATTTATTAAGTGGTGACCATGCGATTGGAATCCATATAAGTGTTGTGAGCAGTGATCAGAATCAGATTTAAAATGGATCATTTTTAAGCTGCATCAGAACAAATTGATGGAGACCAGAATGAAAAGGGAGTAACATGCAAGAGGCTAATGCAGTGAgccagagaaagggaggaggggagggaagtgataaaatttgtgaaatatttcattctgtgtttttaatttaatttattaaagagAGATACAGtaaacaagtgggggagtggggcagaaggagaaagaatctctagcaagctccatgctgagcgagGAGTCTGACAGGGGTCAATCACATgatcatgggatcatgatctgagctgaaatcaagagtcagacactcaagtgacagagccacccaggtacaccaatgtgatatattttaaagggGGTTAATAAGGGTGTTAAACGTATCAATATGTGATAAGAGAACAAGAAAAGCATGAAGGACACTGTGATATTTCTTATCTGAGCAATGACATGGAGGTGGTACCATTTAATGATGTGGGGAACATGTATGTTTATTGATGAAAATTAATACTAGTTTCATAAGCACTGAATTGGTATCTAATTGGAGATGTCTGAATTTGGATATGTTGtatatatgaagtttaaaaattaagagagtGATACAAACTGGAGTGTTTCCTCATTTGTTGGCATTTATCAGTCAGGAAAAGGAGGCATATCCAACCAAAGATCCTAATAAAGCGGTCTCAGTGAGGGAAGAGACAATCCAGGAGTGACCTTCCATTCCTAATTTGATCTactcactttgaatatatcagtTACGTTAAATGGCTCTCAAGTATTTCACTTTGGGGACTTTATAAACTGTGTAACTTTCCATGGAATTCCCTTGTCCTCTTTTGTTGTCCtttcacttttcctttaaaactcaGCTAAGATATTTGTTCATCTGGGAAGCCTGCTTTGATTCCTGTTTCGTTGATATATTCCTACACCAACCTTTGCATTGTGCATCTATTTTTAATGACACTTATTACCttcatgattattatttattatatcacTGAGCATAGGAAACCATAGCTTATTCAACTTGGAAATCAAAGTCTGTGAAACATATGACACAAACAACTATTTCCACATTATTTTAACTGTGTGAATGAATAAGATATAAATCGATTGTTCCATcgatccctactttgttgaggacttttatcaagaatggatgccaTATTTTGTCacatactttttctgcatctattgacagggtcatatggttcctatcctttcttttattaatatggtggaTCACACTGATTTGTGTTGtagtccaggaataaatcccacttgattgtggtaataattcctttaatgtactgttgtattcaatttgctaataccttgttgagaatttttgtatccatgttcatcagggatattggcttgtcattctcctttttagtagggtctttgtctgattttggaatcaaagtaatgctggccttgtaaaatgaatttggaagttttccttctatttctgttttggaaaagtttgagaagaataggtattaactcttttaaatgtctggtagaattttgCTGGCACAAAAAGCCCCGGActttttttgttgggagatttttgatcgctgattccatttctttgctggttagggttttgttcaaattttctatttcttcctgtttcagttttgctagTTTATGAGTTTctgaatttgtccgtttcttccagattgcccagttttttggcatagtaatcttttctaattgtttgtatttctgtgatattggTTGTGATCCCTCCTtgttcattcatgattttatctacttgggacctttcttttatttctgagaagtctggctaggggtttatcaattttgttaactctttctAGGAACCAGTTCTTAGTGTTGTTGATGTGtgatactgttttgtttgtttttgttatatcctattttcattgatctgctctactgggggggaggggcagttgttagtatatcatttatttctgctctaatctttatcatttccctaCCTCTGCTGGCCTTGGGcattatttgctgttccttttctgtctctttcaggtgtaaggttaggttgtgtttttgagatctttcttgcatcttgaggtaggcctggatAGCTATATACTGCCCTCCTATGACCATGTTCACTGCATCCTAACAGTTTTGGACTatcatgtttcattttcattttcattttcttacatgtatttacttctttaatttcctggttaacccattcattgtttagtagaatgtctttaaccttcatgtatttgaggtctttccaaattttgtcttttggttgacttcaagtttcatttcattgtggtctgaaaatacgcatggtatgatctcaattatttgtacttgttgaggcctgatttgtgaaccagtatgtgatctattctggagaatgttccatttgcacttgaaaaaaatgtgtattctactgctttaggatgaaatgttctaaatatatctgttaagtccatgtggtcactcaaagccattgtttccttgattttctgcttaatctgtccattgttatcagtggggtgttaaagtccctacTCTTACTgttttattatcaattagtttctttatatatgttcttaaatttttttatatatttatcttcttccatgtgggtgcataaatatttacaattgttagatcttattGCCAGACAGTTCCTTTTATCTTGAAAAAGTGCCCTTCTTTATTTATTGTTACAATCTTTgacttaaaatctagtttgtctgatataagtaaggttgctctggctttcttttgatgtacaTTAGCATAATAAATTGTTCTCCagctcctcactttcaatcttcaagTGTGTTTAGGTCTAAAATGCACCTTTGTAGGAAGCATGTAGacggttttttatccattcttataccctatatcttttgattggaacatttagtccatttacatttagagtgatttTTGATAGATATGAacttagtgccattgtattacctgtaaagttagtgtttctggagattttctctgttccttctagtctttgttcCTATTgatctttctctcccactcaaagggtcccctttaatatttctgcaggactggtttaatggtcacaaaatcctttagtttttgtttgggaaactctttagctctctattctgaatgagagcgttgctggataaagtattcttggctctatatgtttcccattcagcatgttgaatatatcatgccactcatttctgtcctgccaagtttctgtagacaGATTTGCTGCTAACCTTATTtatcttcctttgtaggttagggactctttagccttgctgctttcagaattgtttccttatctttgtattttgcaaattttactacaATATGTCTTGATATTGGCCTGTTTTTATTGATcttgaagggagttttctgtgcctcctggatttgaatgtctgtttccttccccagattaggtaagttttcagctataCTTTGCTCAAAAAAACCTTctgtactttttcttctcttctttggagaCTACTATGACACAAACATTATTATGATTTATGGAatcactgagtttcctaagtctacATTGATGATCCAatgtttttcctcccctttcttttcagcttcattattttccataattctatcttctatatcactaattcattcctctgcttcttccatcctcgtTATCATTGCCTCCAGctagttttgcatctcagttatagcgtTTTTTACTATCAGCCTGACTAATTTTAAGACTTCTAGCTCTGTGGTAATGGTctccctggtgtcttctatgctttcctcaagcccagctagtaaccttatgattgttgttttaaattctggatcaggcaTATATTATATCTGTTTTAATTAGATCCCTGTCCATGACCtcctcttgttctttctttcaggaTGGAGTCCTCCATTTTGGCATTTTGTTTATGTCTCTGCTTCTGTGTGCTAGGAAAGCCCGttctgtttcctgctcctgaggataatggctatattaagaataggtcatatactgtccagagCCCAggacttcaggaagtgtttctggcaTATGCTGTGTGCATTCTACTGTTGTGTTtgggctgctctttccctcaggttaGTCCTCTGAAGACTTTCTTCTTGCCTGCAGTGGCATATGTTTGGATGTATCCActgtgtggtgagttttaacaaggtctgttttggtctgcttgttaaaagaggctagatcctatttcccctagaactgaagctttgcagcactctgtGGTCTGTAAACTTGAGGCATGCAGGGGGTTTGGGTTGGTCTTCTCAGGGAAGGGGCTGCTACTGCTCTGACTCTCAGGCACACTTGTCCTAGTTCAGAAGCACCTGCAGGACACAGGTTTCGGGGCTTGGTGTAGGCGGCTTAAGCCTCCACTGTGGGTACTGTGCTGTTCACTGAAGTCTCTCTGTGCTGAAGGAGAGGGGAGTTCCTACCCCTTGCTGTACAGCAAGCCCTAACAGATGAGCAAACAATCTCTTCTTGTTTGTCCCAGGCTTCCCTCAGATGCCTGCCTTCCCCCTATGTCTGAGCTATCTACCCAGCCTGTTGTGCAGTGCTCCTCTGGAAGAGGATCACACCAGGCTGGGGCTGGTGACACTTTGTCCCAGAAGGGCAGTTGCACCAAATGTGCAGGAGGTGGACTTTATGGTAAagctcagaaaagaaaactagcaTCCAGGTTAGCTTCCCTTAGTAGGCATCTCTGCTCGTAGGCCAATGAACAGGGCAGCTCAGTGGTGCCCACTGgctcttttgtccctggagaggcagtGCCACCTCTCCCAAATACACTCCAATAAGGGGAACTATCTCTCCCAAtgtgacccaggggatcctcatACCATGCTGTCCACTCCTGGGCCTCTGTCCTCCTTACCCATTGGAGCACCTATATGCCCACCCAGCTCCACCCTAGTGGAGCAATAGCACAGACTTCTAAAACATTGAGAGTCACTGCTTGTAAAAACTTCTGATAAACAgtccctctcattttccccaacagcggttttggggaagtgttttccttgtgaaATGCCCTGCACTCcattctgtctctcattctctccctccctccctctctctcccctctcttcctgatCAGGGCTCCCTCCACCCTGTAGCACTGGCCATTCTTTTCTACCTCAAATCACATCTCCATTCTTCCTACCTTCCTCAACGTGGCCTCTTTACTCCCTCTACTTGCGCAGTTTGTCCTCTCAGGCCTCacattgatttcctgggtgttcagaacgatttgatatttatctacctgtgtttgagggacaaggcaaGTGTAGGATCCTcctactactccaccatcttaactccctgagaggtttttttttttaatcatgaaaagatATTGAATGTCTGCGCTACCAATGAACAAGCCAGAGAGgatgaagaaaacaattccatttacaacagcacCAAACGAACAAAATACTTAGGATAAACTTAAACAAGGAGGAGAAAGTCTTCTTCACTGAAAAACAACAAAGTGTTGCTGAACAATCtactaaaaaacacaaataaaagggaagatattcctgaaatcatataatttatgttattaagatgtcaatgctgccttgggcacctgggtggctcagtcagttaagtgtccaactcttggtttcagctcaagtcataagcTCATGCTTTATGGGATCAAACCTCACATCAGGGCTgttgatgcagagcctgcttggtattctttctctccctctctttctgccactcccctgattctctctttttctcaaaataaataaacattaaaaaaaaaacatgtcaatGCTAActaaagtgatctacagattcaatgcaatccctatcaaaatcaaaaaaaaaaaaaaaaatgtttgttgctGAAACAGATAAATCCATCCTAAGATTCTGGTGGAAACTCAATGTACTCCAAGCAGCCAAAAAAATCTtgggaaacaagcaaacaaacagttGGAGGACTTCCTGGTTCTAAAAGTTACTATATAGCTACATAATCAAATAAAAACTGTGTGATATTAGCATAACGATGGACATAACAATGGCACACAATAcagaacctagaaataaacctttgcATACGTGTTCAAATGATTGTCAACAGGTAACATTCATGAGGAAAAGGCAGGTAGTTCAAAAAATGTTGCTGtgaaactggatatccacacaaAGGGATGAAACTGAATCCTTAACATACagcatgtacaaaaattaactcaaaatgcatcaaatACCTCAACTATCACTAGAACTActaaactcttagaagaaaacacgaAAGAAATGTTCACAACCTTGggcttgacaatgattttttgggTATGACCCCAAAACCAcaggtaagaaaaggaaaaactaaataaattattttatcaaatttaagAACTTTTGTACAccaaaggacactatcaacagagagaaaaggcatgcaacaaatgaaagaaaatatttgcaaatgatatatttaataagGTATTAAtgtcaagaatatataaagaacttctacatctcaaacacacacacacacacacacacacgcacgcacgcacacactaACCTGATTAAAAACGAGCAAAGGActtcaatagacatttctccaaagaaaatgcaTGTGTGCCCTATAAGcgcatgaaaagatattcaatatacTAATCATTTTCCCTAGGAAATGCACTTAAGAACCATAGTGCAATACCATTTCACATCTAACAAGAGAGCTATTACCACAAAATGTAATGATAACAACACGTGTAAGAAAGTGGAGACATGGGAACAACcgtaaaataagcaaaaaataatccATAATTCGACTTTGTCAAAGTCATGGAAATCACAGTCTCAGAAAGATATTTCTATAACCATATTCATGGAAGTATAATTCACAATAACCAGAAACAAATAACCAAGGTGTCTACTGACAGGTAAAAGTACGAATAGAAGGAAGTATATGCACACAACAGATTATTATTCactcttaaaaatgaaggaaattctgacacatgctaatACATACATCAACCTACAATTcactacactaagtgaaataagactatcacaaagagacaaatattatatgatcccACATAGGTAGGGTACTTAAAGTAGCCAAACTCATACAGGAcgaaaataaaatggtatttgcCTAATGCCCAGAGAGACGGAATGGGGAATTCAAGTTTAATGAGTGGAATTTGCATTTGGGAACATGAAAAAGCTTTGGAGATGAATAGTGCTGGTATTAGCATAACAAACATGAATTCACTTAATTAACCATCATGACAATGTGAATTAACTCAATGTCACTGAACTATGCACTTACAAATGGCTAAAACTGCAAgttatgttatttgtattttactacagttaaaaactaaatgtaaagggacacctgggtggctcagtcagttaagtatctgacttcagctcaggtcacgatctcacagctcattgagttcaagccccgcatcgggatctgtgctgacagctcagagcctggagcctgcttcagattctgtctccctctctctctgcctctctgctgctcactttatctctctccttcaaaataaataaacatctaaaaaatttttaaaaaactaaatgtaaaaactaagtTGACTTCATTAAA is a genomic window of Acinonyx jubatus isolate Ajub_Pintada_27869175 chromosome D1, VMU_Ajub_asm_v1.0, whole genome shotgun sequence containing:
- the LOC113598045 gene encoding olfactory receptor 4A47-like; this translates as MESKNNVTFFVLLGLTQDGKEQKFLFVIFLLFYILTVVGNLLIVVTIAVSKTLGSPMYLFLANLSFMDVTYSSCISPRLISDLFFGENTISFQSCMTQLFVEHFFGGSEVFLLLVMAYDRYVAICKPLHYLVVMRQWVCVVLLVGSWVGGFLHSAIQVSTIYSLPFCGPNVIDHFTCEMYPLLRLACTDTYVIGLLVVANGGMMCTIVFVLLLISYGVILHSLKNLSLEGRRKALQTCGSHITVVVFFFVPCIFMYVRPAKTFPIDKSVSVFYTVITPMLNPLIYTLRNSEMTNAMKKLWMRHVFSVGV